A genomic region of Papaver somniferum cultivar HN1 chromosome 7, ASM357369v1, whole genome shotgun sequence contains the following coding sequences:
- the LOC113295739 gene encoding ethylene-responsive transcription factor ERF003-like codes for MAKSQKFRGVRQRHWGSWVSEIRHPIMKTRIWLGTFETAEDAARAYDEAAWLMCGSRARTNFPYNPNEFRNARVLSPTLTAKLQRCCMGSSAQERLPKPETVDETMEKHDNGSMDDEYIQEMINELIYYGSVEISSAPSQSSSSSSSSSSFST; via the exons ATGGCCAAGTCTCAAAAATTTAGAGGAGTTAGGCAAAGGCATTGGGGTTCTTGGGTTTCAGAGATTAGACACCCTATAAT GAAGACAAGAATTTGGTTAGGGACATTTGAGACGGCCGAGGATGCAGCACGAGCTTATGATGAAGCAGCATGGTTGATGTGTGGATCAAGGGCTAGAACAAATTTTCCTTACAATCCAAATGAGTTCAGAAACGCACGCGTTCTTTCGCCTACTTTAACGGCCAAGTTACAAAGATGTTGCATGGGTTCATCGGCACAAGAGCGGTTGCCTAAACCGGAAACAGTGGATGAGACAATGGAGAAGCATGATAATGGTAGTATGGATGACGAGTACATTCAAGAAATGATTAATGAGCTTATTTACTATGGTTCAGTTGAGATTTCTTCTGCCCCTTCACAATCATCATCCtcgtcatcatcttcttcttccttttcaacTTAA
- the LOC113295740 gene encoding lamin-like protein yields MATVSLSMIQCDATLHTVGGTKNNGWRPNFMNYTSDWASHEEFYVGDWLYWGFSLPKVNRDLYSVYEVNKTDYESCNSSRHFIAKVSRGAGRDVWELKEPRPYYFISGGGFCKQGMKLAVFVKELPPPPAAAKAPWKSGAPTMPNFSSSLFTTVAAAALAVLKLGVHD; encoded by the exons ATGGCTACTGTATCATTGTCAATGATACAATGTGATGCAACACTACACACTGTTGGAGGAACTAAAAATAATGGTTGGAGACCAAATTTCATGAACTATACTTCAGACTGGGCTAGCCATGAAGAATTTTATGTTGGTGATTGGCTTT ATTGGGGATTTAGTCTGCCCAAGGTAAATAGGGACCTATACAGCGTTTATGAAGTGAACAAGACAGATTATGAATCATGCAACTCATCACGTCATTTTATCGCGAAAGTGTCTCGAGGAGCAGGACGTGACGTGTGGGAACTTAAGGAACCGAGACCCTATTACTTTATCAGTGGCGGAGGTTTTTGTAAGCAAGGTATGAAACTTGCTGTTTTTGTTAAAgaattgccaccaccaccagcagcagcaaaagcacCGTGGAAAAGTGGGGCTCCAACAATGCCTAATTTCAGTAGTAGCTTATTCACCACtgttgcagcagcagcactggCAGTATTGAAGCTTGGTGTTCATGATTAG